The Haliotis asinina isolate JCU_RB_2024 chromosome 16, JCU_Hal_asi_v2, whole genome shotgun sequence DNA segment CATATCCTAACTGTTTCAAACTGACTTTGGATCTTTACAAATGGGGATGCACTGAAAATGGTTAATTGTCTTGACATTCTAGTTCCTTCCAACTTAATAACTCCCATCAACATTTTACGGGTAATACATCTTCCGAGGTCGGTCTCATACTTTATTATTCATGGGTTGCTCGTTTCAAAGACAAGGAAGAGGTCATTAAATATTAGAATTAAATAAATTGGAATTTAAGGGCGGTAGAGGATCATCAATTAAGTACTATATGTTATCAGCTTCAAGGAGGAAGTGTCAGAAATCTGGTTCACGACGTCATCGTCGATAGACCGTGACTTACTGTTATTTCACATgattgataataataatttattgaGCAGTATTGTAGAGCACGTGAACTTTTCATTGTATAGGTGTTTATATTGTGCATAAAATGCAGACAAAAACAGCCTTGCGTTTAGCCATTGAGTGTTGTTATCAAGATTTCAAAGACtgtcatactgctcttgaacagaAGATGTCGATCTAGGTTACAACTTTCAAGACTCAGTAAATCGTTCCAAATTTCCAAAGTTGATGCGTTGACAAAAAAATTGTCTGACGCAATTCTTTATTTTGACGTGAAACATGCGTTTCCCAATTATTATTACAGGGGAACAATAGACTTTGCATATGTTTATGACAGATGCCACCGGTGGCGCACCATATACGAACACCTAGTATCATGACTTCTTGagagtgattcataaacacatgctttgTCATCGTATCTGGTCTAGACTGGAtagtttacaaacaacatctcacaaacaactgtaatactgctgaaatatttacGTGCTCACGATATTGTCACATTTATACAATGGTCTCAGCTTTTACCAGATATTTCTAATGGATGTGGAAacggttttgtcgcttctatgTAGATCATTTGACTTACAAATGATTATTGTGTCATTGATTGTTTCAGAGAGTACGTGAGTGGTTTGATTGAGCCAGGATGGAGTCGAACCTGACCGAATACGAGCCATACAAGAGTGAAACCCTTGCATCATTCTACAAATGGTACACAGGTGTCCATGGTTACCTCAGTATCCTTGTCTGTGTGTTTGGGATTCCGATGAACCTCATCAACATCACAGTCCTATCCCAGAAACACATGCGCACGCCTATTAACTGTATCCTTACATGGCTAGCTGTGTCGGATCTACTTACAATGACATCATACGTCCCCTTCGCGATTCACTTTTACTGTGTGTATCCACCCTGGCAGGTATCCCCAGAAAAGAACAGCAAAGGATGGATGGAGTTCATTTTGTTCCACATCAACTTTTCCGCCGCTACCCACACGGTTTCAATCTGGCTTGGTGTAACTCTAGCTATTTTCAgatacaaacacatatattctcctGCCAAAGGGGCGATAACTCGTATACGACGGCTCATCCGCGCCAGAATCGCTGTagtaatgatatatatactaTCCGCTGTAGGCCTTACCCCGAACTATATGACGAACAAGCTAACTTTTACTGTGACTGAAAACAACGAAACTGTATACCATTTCGAAAACCTCGGATTAGGTACATCAGATGTTAAGCCGGTTGTCCTGTTGAATCTGTGGATGTATAGTCTGTTAGCGAAGCTGTTGCCATGTATATTGATGGTAGTCTACGGCGGGCTGCTCGTCTGGACACTGAAATCCAAGCTGCGTCACAAACGCAGACGACTTTCCTGCACATCCGCAACGATGCAGCGCCCCCTGGACAACTCACGAACGACCCGGATGCTACTGATTGTGATTGTCCTTTTCCTTATCACGGAGTTTCCACAGGGAATTCTCATCATCATGAGTGTTACGTCCAAAGGatttttcagaaatgtttacattccacTTGGGGATTTGATGGATATGGTCGCCCTTATAAACAATGGAGTGAACTTTGTGTTGTACTGTGCCATGAGTCGGGACTTCAGGAGAACACTGATGGATTTGTTAAAGATAGCCGTCATGCCCAATGCGAAACACACGACATCAAACGGCATCAACAACACTGACTCAGAACGATCAAATACGGCGTTGATTCTGCGTATGACTTGACTAAGGCGGACCAGGGATGGGTGATGTAACAAATATGGCGCATTGCTGAATGTCACTTCCGGTGTATGGCGGGGCAAAATGCAAATGCGGCTTTTAAGattgtatattatataattttatatTTCAGGGTTGTTCGGTGCCCTGTCGTCAACCGGAAGAGTCACTGAGTAATGTTGGTGTATCGGCTTTATGATATTCTACTGAGCAGAAGACTCACCAAAACCATATCAATTTCTCGTTGTTGCCTTGTGACGTTTTCAAAACATTCGTCGCCTGTACCCAGTCCCTGTGTTACCAATATTACCCTTGCACAAGCGAACCTTGTAATCAGGACAATCGTTTGGTGATGAACTCGCCCGGATAGCAATATATCCGGATAAACAACTGTCTGGATTAAATAATATCGCTTATGTAGACAGACGTAGGTTGTTGTTCAGGAAGCAGGAGTCCGGAAAACTGAGGTTTATTGGACAGTGATCTATGGTGACCGATCCCTACCGAAAAGACAATCTGCTACATATCACGACATCGCCTTAACCAGTTGCATTTCCaaataagtgaaacatgtttaccCAATTAAGTCGTTGGACATGGTAATAGAGAAGGACAATCAGAGTAGCAATATTAGACCAAAGGGACATTTTTTCTGTAATCTGAGTTCGAGTTTGCAATAAGTAATGAGATATTGACAACACTTGTCGAAAAAATTATGTCCGTCAATAAATGTGATCCGAATCCGTTAGGAATACACAAATTCACTGCAAAGGGCGAGAAATACCCGTTATCGAAAACAGATTCATTGACATAGTGCAGTTTAGCCCATTTATCAGTAAGTCACCATGTGTAAATGGTAGGAAGAACCAGAATCGAATCGACCTCGGATGATTACAGTTTACCTACAAGCTAGGATATGGTATTTATACATCAAGCAGAACAGTTGGTTCGATTCTGTCCACTGTCAACCAACTCTGCAAACCATGTTAGGGCTACTGACATCGTGTGGATCTCCCGAACTAACGCTCGACTTCCATTCGTTTCAAAAATGGTCTTCGTAAGCAAAATATGTGTTGTAAATACGGCATAAATGTTTAACTTGGcatgtttacaaacagaaacaacTCCAAATTCTATTTACAGATTTACCAGCGTAAAAGCCTGTGTAAATATAATTTACGTGTTTTAATTATTTGTCAGGTATTAATATTGTAAATTTCTTAATCGACATGCCTTTACGTAAGCGCATATATAAAGGGACATGGACTTGGTAATGGATGTGTTTATATCATCTCTGAAATGTACAGCAAACTACGTGTATAAGTCGAACACGCTTATCACGAACCGACGGCTATTACGAACTGTATGTATTGTGCCAGGCCTCTTGTACAATTTAGTCGAAATGCGTATATCGAACCACGGTAATAATTAACTAAATACGTGGTCCCTTTGAGTTCGGCATAACCGTTGTTTACCGTGTCACCAATGGGTCAAGACGCCCATTTGTCGTAATTGCTTTTCTGTCCCAGAGAATTATCTTTTACTGTGATAGCAGGGTGTCACGTTCCAGAATATTGTGATGATAGTTATCAATCATTATGATTCATAATTCCTGTTATAGTCTGTTTGTATGATGAGTGTTTTCCCTTTCATTGGGACAGTCGGATATCGTTGTGTCGAAGTACGGATATCTCGAAGTACGGATGACTCGAAGTAAACGTTTGGTTCCACGTAATTGGTTATCCGGTTGTGGTTGTGTCTTACCTCGGAAAACCCGAAGTACATACGTAGGTCCCATCGACTTCGACACAAGGTGTTTGACTGTAAATATTTTTGACAATACACTGTGATACCGTTTCTTGTTACATATATACCAGAATACCAAGGTAATTCCACATGACAGTGTGGCAAGTCGGTTAAAAATTTAACCGTGAAATAAAAGCATTAAAATCAGTTTTCTTTAATGACCCCAAACGTGTGTTTACCACAGATTTGCCATACTGTCATGGTGCACCAGTAGCTTGTTATTCTGGAGACTTTTTATGAGTGTGCGTGAGCGAGTTGGATTGGATTAACGTCAGTTGATATGCTTCTATTGTGTTTAACACCGCAATATGCCAGCTACGTGACTGCGGGCTGTAAATAtttgcgtctggaccagaccatcgagtgattgatatcataagcatagatctacgcagctggggaTACGGTGATATGTGTCacctaagtcagcgagcctcaccacatGTCAAGTATGTCAATGGTTCCTCACAAATATTGGTTTGTGAAGACGGATTTTTACTTTGGACAGCATCAGTCTGACGTTACAATGTGTAAGATTAGAAGCAGAGGCCCTGGGTGTTCCCGGATTTCATGAAACCTACAAGGGTTATGTGGTGTCAGAAAGGATCATAGGATCATCCCGTCATGTTATCCTGCCTCATTATGGGGAAGACATGCACATGTATGTGATTGATTTGGTCAgtggtgagtgagcgagttaaattttacgccgcactcagcaatattccagctctatggccgtggtctgtaaataatcgagtctgggtcagacagtccaatgatcaacaaaatgaacgtcgatctgcgcaattgggaaccgatgacatgagtcaaccaagtcagcgagtgtgaccacccgatcccgttagtcgcctcttacgaaaagcatgggttactgaagttcaGTTTTAACCCGGGCCTTCATAGGTCTCTTGGCCATTACAGCTACTAAGGATTAAAAAACCCACGTGATATACTAGCGTTTCCTATTCACGAGGTACTGTCGGATGTCGGATGTCGaagcaataatacaaacagttcttatcTTATGAATGCCTGTTGTCTTTAAATGAAGAGACTCGACCTTTAACATCCGCTTCTATCGATTGCTCGATCCATCAGGTGTATCACCAACTAGGTGGTCGTCTGCCACTGACTTAATGATGCCTCTCCCATTCCCGCGCCATAAAGAGGAAGTGACGTCATGAAGTGTAAGGAAGAGGGATGCTGTCAGAAAGGGCGGGAAAGGTTATGATTTGTccaagttgaaaaaaaacgtacCAATATTCGTTACATAGCAAAATGTTGATCATGTAAACAACCGCCAAGAAACGCGCATCGGCGATCTCGgcagaaaacatgtttaccgcgagaataggaaaatCTAACGTATTTTTAACGAATTTTATTTGGAATATATGCTTAGTTTACTTTTAGTCACAAGGATGAATTGCCTAAAGCTATATTCAAAAACTCCGATATGATTTATTTTTCCAACGCTGGCACACTGAATGCTTTTTCGTGCCGATCGTTAgcgttttgtttcgtttttgtatGCAACTGTTCTCCTTTCTAATAATTTATACATGGTTGTTTGGGGACCCGGCCACGACACACTTTACTTTTCTCAAGCACGCAAGCATATTGTCCTTATGATTATAAACAGTAATGTGGGCGTTCGATGTTCATTCAGAGTGACATGAAGACAATGCTTCCATTAAGCCTCATCTGTAGCTGTAGCCCTTGGGCTTTGTAGTAACGACATCTTGGCCTGATAGTAATTCTGTATTCGTGTATGTTTAAGATTGGACAGTGTGGACTTTTAGGATAAGTGCGTTTAGCTTGAAATCACAACAAAAGCATGTAAACGTAAACATTGTTTCCTTCAGGTGTACTCAACTGTAAATCTATTGAAAATCTGGAAATCTATTGAGCATCTGTTTACAAGATGCAAGATTATTACAATTCAGTGTTGACATATTTATATGCTAAGATGCCCACATTTTTtcttatattttatttgtttactttttctaaaacatttgcAAGATAGATGCACCAATATGCGCCATGAATTAGACATAAGTCGAGTTGTGCAAAGTTCAAGAGTACTACGAACGtcttaaacccattcttaacaccTTGGCTactatcaaagttaagaattcttagggctacgaacgtttcgagaataagggcccaggaaTATTTATCAGTAACGGTAACGATTGCCCTGGGAATACAAACACACCTTCTACGAAActatagaatagaatagaaacGAATAGAACTATATCTAATAAACACGTAATAACACATGtgttcatcatgttcatcatgttcatcatgAACACTGCCACTACTGGTGTTCCAACATGAGAGTTGTTTGTCAGTAATTGTATGGGTGCACATTGTTTCCaccatttgtttctttttcattgtCTGTGTATATCAACATCGTTATGAAAATTTGTTGACTATGTGCTTTTTACATATTGTTACTGTATATAAGTCAGATGGAAAATAAAAGAATTCGAAGAATATCTACGGTGTTCTAAGATTTGTTAAGTTTGGTTGTTTAACTAACTTAAGCAAACCGTAAGAAACCAAATGTGgaccacacagtccagtgatcaacaacatgagcatcgatattcGCAGTAGGgatagcctgaccacctgatcatgtaagtcacctctcacgacaagcatagtcaccttttatggcaaagatggattgctgaaggcctattctatcccgggaccttcacgggccgcTGATTACAAAGATGGAAAGACTTCCTTCCGTATCCCCACTTGTGATAAAAGTCCAAGGCCATTCCGAAAATGGACACGCATCTATATGTTCGACAAATACTGAAAACAGGATTCACAGCACGAGATACTCAAACGAGAGAGTGGATGTAATATTATTtagtttattatattttactaTAACATTTTCAGTTTAGAATAGAACAGGATGGAACTCTCAATGTTAAGATTTATGACAGGCGTGGATGAGGTGCTGACAGACCAAGATATGACAGCGTTGGCGACAGCCCAATTAGCGAGCATGTGGTGCTGGGGATACAAGTTGCCCGAACGTCCCAACCACTCAAAGTAATAGGTAATTGCTGTGGAACCTATGAAGATGTCAGTGTATCTGCCGGTTTTGACATGCCTTCGTGAGTTTGACGGGACCGCCGTTGGGGCAGGATGCGCTCACTTCCTCGCAAACGTCTGCTGTTACCATTGTTTAATGATCCATAACCCCATGCTTCTGCTACAATCGGAtttaaacaatgaaaaggattttttttatTCTGGAAACGGTTTAGTTACTTCAACTTGCATGCCAAGCGTCTGGCACTGTGAtgcttttgttgttgatttttatTTTCCTCAGCATTGTCAATGTCGATCAGACAGTTGTTCGTCGAAACGATTCCCTATAGGTCACGTCTAAAGTGGatattgcatgacacaaccttcCTGTCGCCGATACTTTAAATTTTCCGTTTCTACCATAACAATTTGAGAGCATCGAGGACTGCATGTTGCCGCCTTGATCAACAACTTTTGAACAAGTATCTTATGAAGTATGTAAGGTATAATCGGATATATTGTAATGAACCTTGTCTAAATGCTAATGTTGCAAAGAAGAACCGAAGAGATCAAAATACCGATAAGAATATTCCACATACCTTTTTTGAGGGCAGACACGAATCAGCACGAAATCTTTTGCTCAGCATCTGTTCCATACTGGCACTTGaagcaaagagtgagtgagctgtaCATTGCTGTGTGCAGCCGAAACACATTCtgtggagtgagtgacttgagttttacgccgcgctcagcaatgttccagctttacgtaggcggtctggaaataatcgagtctggaccagaaaatccagtgatcaacagcatgagcgtcaatctgtgcaattgggaaccgatgacatgtaaaaaccaagtcagcgagcctgaccacccgatcccattagtcgcctcttacgacaagcataggttgctgaaggcctattctatccggACCTTCACATGTCCACTCTGTGGAGAGCAAAGGGGAATGTACCTCTGACCAAAACATCAGTGACGACACCAAGTGGTCGCGAAAAGTATAAGCGTGTTCTGCTCGAACGGTACCATCGACCTCTCACACATTTTTATCCTGTGGATTGTCGAACACCGCATCATGCAGTACTCCTCCAATACTAAGACGAGCTGAAATGATCTAACCCCTGAATTGAGTCAGTCTTCAGCAAGGCCAGGGGCGTTAAGAGACGAGCGGAGGTAGGGTAGCCAAGCCGTTAAAGTGTTCGCAAGTCACGCCGATCACTCGGGTTCCGTTCCTTACATGGG contains these protein-coding regions:
- the LOC137268785 gene encoding G-protein coupled receptor dmsr-1-like encodes the protein MESNLTEYEPYKSETLASFYKWYTGVHGYLSILVCVFGIPMNLINITVLSQKHMRTPINCILTWLAVSDLLTMTSYVPFAIHFYCVYPPWQVSPEKNSKGWMEFILFHINFSAATHTVSIWLGVTLAIFRYKHIYSPAKGAITRIRRLIRARIAVVMIYILSAVGLTPNYMTNKLTFTVTENNETVYHFENLGLGTSDVKPVVLLNLWMYSLLAKLLPCILMVVYGGLLVWTLKSKLRHKRRRLSCTSATMQRPLDNSRTTRMLLIVIVLFLITEFPQGILIIMSVTSKGFFRNVYIPLGDLMDMVALINNGVNFVLYCAMSRDFRRTLMDLLKIAVMPNAKHTTSNGINNTDSERSNTALILRMT